Proteins encoded together in one Chloroflexi bacterium ADurb.Bin180 window:
- the serB_1 gene encoding Phosphoserine phosphatase yields MSQTVAFFDLDNTILIGTSGLMYLRYLLQTPDASFGTKLNATLQAARYRFAMIDYTAVAVKLVDSVSNSSEEVAREVYQDFYDEVLANKISPLARQRIAEHQAQGHLVAVISAATQYVVEPVARAVGVADVLCTRLEVKNGLFTGQVIEPPCFGQGKVYYARQFLQQHGATLADAYFYTDSDVDLPLLELVGHPVAVNPDRRLTQVARQRGWPIEFFAQS; encoded by the coding sequence ATGAGTCAAACCGTCGCCTTTTTCGACCTCGACAACACCATCCTCATTGGCACGTCCGGCCTGATGTACCTGCGTTACCTGCTTCAGACGCCCGACGCCTCGTTCGGCACCAAGCTCAACGCCACGCTGCAGGCGGCGCGCTACCGCTTTGCGATGATCGACTACACCGCCGTTGCGGTCAAGCTGGTGGACAGCGTCTCCAACAGCAGCGAGGAGGTGGCCCGGGAGGTCTATCAGGACTTTTACGACGAGGTGCTGGCCAACAAGATCTCGCCCCTGGCCAGGCAGCGCATCGCCGAGCACCAGGCGCAGGGACACCTGGTGGCGGTCATCTCGGCGGCCACGCAGTACGTGGTAGAGCCAGTGGCCAGGGCAGTGGGCGTAGCCGATGTCCTGTGCACGCGCCTGGAGGTCAAGAACGGCCTGTTTACCGGTCAGGTCATCGAGCCGCCCTGCTTCGGGCAGGGCAAGGTGTATTATGCGCGCCAGTTCCTACAGCAGCATGGCGCCACGCTGGCCGACGCCTACTTTTACACCGACAGCGACGTGGACCTGCCGCTGCTGGAGCTGGTGGGTCACCCGGTAGCAGTGAATCCCGACCGACGTTTGACGCAAGTAGCCCGACAGCGCGGCTGGCCCATCGAGTTCTTTGCCCAGTCCTGA
- the speG_2 gene encoding Spermidine N(1)-acetyltransferase, whose translation MNASTTEIQLPGARVTLRDLTRDDLDAMELWPPFSDPLNKLWNIPRSSSLGRDLWFVMHGSDPTRRWYAIERREDRSVIGTLSLREIEAPASARLGIGLGSAYVDQGYGSEALSLFLPYYFRRLGFQRLVLDVAAANQRAVHVYDKLGFRLTGSHYRNVPEETDLSFMQEPAYCHLLPYFRRHFGRMQLLFLDMALERRDWEASHTQPAKRAPATQGARP comes from the coding sequence ATGAACGCTTCCACAACCGAAATACAACTGCCGGGGGCCAGGGTGACCCTCAGAGACCTGACCCGCGACGACCTCGATGCGATGGAGCTGTGGCCCCCTTTCTCCGACCCGCTCAACAAGCTGTGGAACATCCCCCGTTCCAGCAGCCTGGGACGGGACCTGTGGTTCGTGATGCACGGCTCTGATCCGACGCGTCGCTGGTACGCCATCGAGCGGCGCGAGGATCGCTCGGTGATCGGCACGCTCAGCCTGCGCGAGATCGAGGCCCCGGCCTCAGCCCGGCTGGGCATTGGCCTTGGCTCGGCCTATGTCGACCAGGGCTATGGCAGCGAGGCGCTGTCGCTCTTTCTGCCCTACTACTTTCGCCGGCTCGGCTTCCAGCGGCTGGTGCTCGACGTCGCGGCAGCCAACCAGCGCGCCGTGCATGTCTATGACAAGCTCGGTTTTCGCCTGACCGGCTCGCACTATCGCAACGTGCCCGAAGAAACGGACCTGAGCTTTATGCAGGAGCCGGCCTACTGTCACCTGCTGCCCTACTTCCGCCGCCACTTTGGCCGCATGCAGCTCCTGTTCCTGGATATGGCTCTGGAGCGGCGCGACTGGGAGGCCAGCCACACGCAGCCGGCCAAGCGGGCGCCGGCCACGCAGGGCGCTCGCCCCTAG
- the ubiE_3 gene encoding Demethylmenaquinone methyltransferase — protein MAHRLAPNLEAAFWSLQSLTWDDYLALPEFAAEVDATARLLAGRLTGERRVLDLGCGTGSHSLALAALGCSVTGLDISAGMLRKARQKAAALPGADMTFRTADLNRPLPLADASFNGVLAAGVLQCATDPAAFLGEVRRVLVPGGWLLLVTVDSRSRPAIKHQLRTTPLRWLVRQSKALGNRFRSERKHSREALQAILAAAGFAVVEEGPGQTTWRWLCRAPLQSAPGPSG, from the coding sequence ATGGCACACCGACTGGCGCCGAACCTCGAAGCGGCCTTCTGGAGCCTGCAGAGCCTCACCTGGGACGACTATCTGGCGCTGCCCGAGTTCGCCGCCGAGGTTGACGCTACGGCGCGCCTGCTGGCCGGGCGCCTGACCGGCGAGCGCCGCGTGCTGGACCTGGGCTGCGGCACGGGTAGCCATTCCCTGGCCCTGGCCGCGCTGGGCTGCTCCGTTACCGGCCTGGATATCTCGGCGGGCATGCTGCGCAAGGCCCGCCAAAAGGCGGCTGCCCTGCCGGGCGCTGACATGACCTTCCGCACCGCTGACCTCAACCGCCCTCTGCCCCTGGCGGACGCCTCTTTCAACGGCGTGCTGGCCGCGGGGGTGCTGCAGTGCGCCACTGACCCCGCCGCCTTTCTCGGCGAGGTCCGTCGCGTGCTTGTTCCCGGGGGCTGGCTCCTGCTGGTGACGGTGGACAGCCGCTCGCGGCCCGCGATCAAGCACCAGTTGCGCACCACGCCGCTCAGGTGGCTGGTGCGGCAGAGCAAAGCGCTGGGCAACCGCTTCCGCTCCGAACGCAAGCACAGCCGCGAGGCGCTGCAGGCAATACTCGCCGCCGCTGGCTTTGCCGTGGTCGAGGAAGGTCCAGGCCAGACGACCTGGCGCTGGCTGTGCCGCGCGCCGCTGCAGTCGGCGCCCGGCCCGAGCGGCTAA
- a CDS encoding Vitamin B12 dependent methionine synthase, activation domain, whose protein sequence is MPILRDLPIVLTPELMYAHQGRSATARPLPEHARAAYRRAIEQALELAEPAALYELFDVASVDGKRLLLANGQALSSALIVQQLARAKRLAVAVCTVGARLPAASSEAFRHDDSLRGFLLDTAGSLAVGMVSLALLEHLAGLARDNGQSTSFSIAPGSAECTLEDQRVVFDLLPAQDIGVRLMDSLVMVPIKSVSLVVGIGLDMPGQLDHSQCDFCPRRETCPSPRLRQGAHHLATTMAGQ, encoded by the coding sequence ATGCCGATTCTGCGCGACCTCCCCATCGTCCTCACCCCCGAGCTGATGTACGCACACCAGGGGCGCTCGGCTACCGCCAGACCCCTGCCAGAGCACGCCCGGGCTGCCTACCGGCGCGCCATCGAGCAGGCGCTGGAGCTGGCCGAACCGGCTGCCCTCTACGAGCTGTTCGACGTAGCCAGCGTCGACGGCAAGCGCCTCTTGCTGGCCAACGGCCAGGCCCTGAGCAGCGCGCTCATTGTGCAGCAGCTCGCCCGCGCTAAAAGGCTGGCCGTGGCCGTGTGCACCGTGGGCGCGCGCCTGCCCGCTGCTTCGAGTGAGGCCTTTCGCCACGACGACAGCCTGCGGGGCTTTTTGCTCGATACGGCCGGCTCGCTGGCCGTCGGCATGGTGTCGCTGGCCCTGCTGGAGCACCTGGCCGGCCTGGCCCGCGACAACGGCCAGAGCACCAGTTTCTCCATTGCCCCGGGCAGCGCCGAGTGCACCCTGGAGGATCAACGCGTGGTCTTTGACCTGCTGCCGGCGCAGGACATTGGCGTGCGCCTGATGGACAGCCTGGTGATGGTGCCCATCAAGTCGGTCTCACTGGTGGTCGGCATCGGCCTGGACATGCCCGGCCAGCTCGACCACAGCCAGTGCGACTTTTGCCCGCGCCGCGAGACCTGCCCCAGTCCGCGCCTGCGCCAGGGCGCTCACCACCTCGCCACGACCATGGCGGGACAGTAG
- the yrrB_4 gene encoding TPR repeat-containing protein YrrB: MPNEFRHVQAYQHLEKGQSLESLGLLDEAMLEFKRAVEADPRIATARNALGNHYRRKGLLTKAADEFRCALHLSEDFESCFNLGGVLAELERYEEAVELYRRCIELDANDPAAQYELAYCLCGTGKYSEALQLFKTLSEAHPDDWELHFALGDCYIGLEDYPAALAELQRAVAGAPDDGEKSQVRQALLVARRHLEFAAYKAVNLKDRLYVDHGAVVLGTAGDDGLTVAADKDRAYSYADVAVTLARLLRLIRDQGWQITAACSTDESAMPLALALARVLEVPVLPVDQLTDEDFTLVIMGIGRQPELCDVTLERVPGKMISFAMAIAWPLEEDLVTDVVGVHCTGSCTLPWQRGPNRATAGAGHSALTGARRSARTSATALLRALAASADEPNESAQHEYYERHSLLRFYENASQLDKGAPERSPGTDERPQA, translated from the coding sequence ATGCCAAACGAGTTCCGTCACGTACAAGCGTATCAACATCTGGAAAAAGGTCAGTCTCTGGAAAGCCTGGGCCTGCTCGACGAGGCCATGCTCGAGTTCAAGCGCGCGGTCGAAGCGGATCCGCGCATCGCCACGGCGCGCAACGCACTGGGTAACCATTACCGGCGCAAGGGTCTGCTGACCAAGGCGGCGGACGAGTTCCGCTGCGCCCTGCACCTGAGCGAGGATTTCGAGAGCTGCTTCAACCTCGGCGGCGTGCTGGCCGAGCTGGAGCGCTATGAAGAGGCCGTCGAGCTCTACCGCCGCTGCATCGAGCTCGACGCCAATGACCCGGCCGCGCAGTACGAGCTGGCCTACTGCCTGTGCGGAACGGGCAAGTACAGCGAGGCGCTCCAGCTCTTCAAGACCCTGTCCGAGGCACACCCCGACGACTGGGAGCTGCACTTTGCCCTGGGCGACTGCTACATCGGGCTGGAGGACTATCCCGCCGCGCTGGCCGAGCTCCAACGAGCCGTGGCCGGTGCCCCCGATGACGGCGAAAAGAGCCAGGTGCGCCAGGCGCTGTTGGTGGCCCGGCGGCACCTCGAGTTCGCCGCCTACAAGGCGGTCAACCTCAAGGACCGACTCTACGTCGATCACGGGGCGGTGGTGCTGGGCACTGCTGGCGACGACGGCCTGACCGTGGCCGCGGACAAGGACCGCGCCTACAGCTATGCCGACGTAGCAGTGACTCTGGCCCGCCTGCTGCGGCTGATCCGCGACCAGGGCTGGCAGATCACCGCTGCCTGCAGCACCGACGAGAGCGCCATGCCCCTGGCCCTGGCGCTGGCCCGCGTGCTGGAGGTACCGGTTCTGCCGGTGGACCAGCTCACCGACGAGGACTTTACCCTGGTCATTATGGGCATCGGGCGGCAGCCCGAGCTGTGCGACGTCACGCTGGAGCGGGTGCCCGGCAAGATGATCTCCTTCGCTATGGCCATCGCCTGGCCGCTGGAGGAGGACCTGGTCACCGACGTGGTGGGCGTGCACTGCACGGGTAGCTGCACCCTGCCCTGGCAGAGAGGCCCCAACCGCGCCACCGCCGGGGCAGGCCACAGCGCGCTCACGGGAGCGCGGCGCTCGGCCAGGACGTCAGCCACGGCGCTGCTGCGCGCGCTGGCGGCGTCAGCCGACGAACCGAACGAGAGCGCCCAGCACGAGTACTATGAACGGCACTCGCTGCTGCGCTTTTACGAGAATGCTTCCCAGCTCGATAAGGGAGCTCCCGAACGTTCTCCCGGGACGGACGAGCGCCCGCAGGCCTGA